The following coding sequences are from one Prochlorococcus sp. MIT 0604 window:
- a CDS encoding metal ABC transporter permease, with protein MSFINNNWWLVPLIITIFSGILCPAMGTVLITHKRLLQVNLISHCVLPGLALALALGIHPSIGGVISGLLGSVIAESLTNRKSENYEAVMNTILAGMLGFGVLIIPLLGIRIDLEAVLFGDLLTANFGDLLRTIIAFLVFILLMTFGYEKVVYVGLDPEGASASGINVSLLNLALSFTTALVIVSSMSAVGVILVIALLSTPTLLGLNNAHSLRIAMMRSSFFGLCISLLGFILSIVFNLSPGPAISVICVASLLIPKLRK; from the coding sequence ATGTCTTTTATTAATAACAACTGGTGGCTGGTTCCATTAATAATAACTATATTCTCCGGGATTTTATGTCCAGCTATGGGAACTGTATTAATAACTCATAAGAGATTATTACAAGTTAATTTAATCTCTCATTGTGTGTTGCCTGGACTTGCTCTTGCATTAGCTCTTGGAATTCACCCCTCAATTGGTGGTGTTATAAGTGGTCTTCTGGGCTCAGTAATTGCGGAAAGTTTAACTAATAGAAAAAGTGAAAATTATGAAGCAGTTATGAATACTATTCTCGCTGGAATGCTTGGGTTTGGGGTCCTTATAATCCCTTTGCTCGGAATAAGGATTGATTTGGAGGCAGTATTATTTGGCGATTTATTGACAGCAAATTTTGGAGATTTACTTAGAACAATAATTGCTTTTTTAGTATTTATACTTTTAATGACTTTTGGATATGAAAAGGTTGTTTATGTGGGATTGGATCCAGAAGGTGCATCCGCGAGTGGTATAAATGTTTCTTTATTAAATCTTGCTTTGAGTTTTACGACGGCATTAGTAATTGTTAGTTCAATGTCAGCAGTGGGAGTAATTCTTGTTATTGCTCTTCTTTCTACCCCAACTCTGTTAGGGCTAAATAACGCTCATAGCTTAAGAATTGCAATGATGAGGTCTTCATTTTTTGGATTATGCATCTCACTTCTGGGCTTTATTCTCTCTATAGTCTTTAATTTGTCGCCTGGACCTGCAATTAGTGTTATTTGTGTCGCATCTCTTTTGATTCCTAAGCTTCGTAAATAA
- a CDS encoding DUF1499 domain-containing protein produces MQILFLAILICSSFSFPSSSFASHIELKPCVEIAHCVREEWEVNNIEKPFEEIKTFIENTPRTEIVEIDGDYLHAEATSKWMKYVDDLEVSFLPESNILSIRSESRVGESDLGVNQKRVDLLKSKMF; encoded by the coding sequence ATGCAAATACTTTTTTTAGCAATTTTAATTTGTTCAAGTTTCTCATTCCCTTCTTCATCATTTGCTTCACATATAGAACTAAAACCTTGTGTAGAGATTGCTCATTGTGTAAGAGAGGAATGGGAGGTAAACAATATTGAAAAACCTTTTGAAGAGATTAAAACATTTATCGAAAACACTCCAAGAACTGAGATTGTAGAAATAGATGGCGATTATCTTCATGCTGAGGCAACCAGTAAATGGATGAAGTATGTAGACGACTTAGAAGTATCCTTTCTACCTGAATCAAACATCTTATCAATAAGATCAGAATCAAGAGTTGGAGAAAGTGATTTGGGAGTGAATCAAAAAAGAGTTGATTTACTAAAATCGAAAATGTTTTAA
- a CDS encoding ABC transporter ATP-binding protein: MATLVAENLTFAYAKKSKPVLNKVSIEIKPGTLTALVGPNGAGKSTLLRILQGQNTPDKGEIKIDGENLYRSRALVALMPQRSSMNWKFPITVEKLVSLGQIKYSKSRSNNPFQIKTLLAYPNSWINKCCELEATMQRVGIASLANRRLDSLSGGQQQRALLAKTLMSPAKIFLLDEPCAALDPPAKEDFLKIVRQLADAGLSLLVSSHDWGDSLNNYDQVIVLDKSVLAVGSPGQIKDKLEAINISSINENNFCD; encoded by the coding sequence ATGGCTACTTTAGTCGCTGAAAATTTAACCTTTGCATACGCAAAAAAAAGTAAGCCAGTTTTGAATAAGGTATCTATTGAGATTAAACCTGGAACTCTAACAGCGTTAGTTGGCCCAAACGGCGCAGGTAAATCAACTCTTTTGAGAATTTTGCAAGGACAAAATACTCCAGATAAAGGCGAAATAAAAATTGACGGTGAAAATTTATATAGATCTAGAGCTCTTGTGGCACTTATGCCTCAAAGAAGTTCTATGAATTGGAAGTTCCCCATTACAGTTGAAAAATTGGTATCTCTTGGTCAAATAAAGTATTCAAAATCAAGAAGTAATAACCCATTTCAAATTAAGACTCTTCTAGCATATCCTAATTCTTGGATTAATAAATGTTGTGAATTAGAGGCGACAATGCAGAGAGTAGGCATTGCAAGTTTGGCTAATAGAAGACTCGATTCTCTTTCAGGAGGACAGCAGCAAAGAGCTCTATTAGCAAAAACTCTTATGTCTCCAGCAAAAATATTTCTTTTAGATGAACCTTGTGCAGCTTTGGACCCACCTGCAAAGGAGGATTTTCTTAAAATTGTTCGACAACTTGCGGATGCTGGACTTTCTTTGCTCGTAAGTAGCCATGATTGGGGCGATTCTTTAAATAACTATGATCAAGTAATCGTTCTTGATAAAAGTGTTTTGGCAGTTGGTAGTCCTGGTCAAATAAAAGATAAATTAGAGGCAATAAACATTAGCTCTATAAACGAAAATAATTTCTGTGATTAG
- a CDS encoding transcriptional repressor, with translation MIKNTGQKKILETMVTKSDITKRQEQLLEELNKCEDELTGQELHRKLIERGKSMGLTTVYRNLQVLIKHGLIRSRHLPTGEVLYTPVDRDIHHLTCVQCGETSKMEGCPVKDIHTPKTNPKKFQLLFHTLEYFGLCQNCYQAQN, from the coding sequence ATGATCAAAAATACGGGACAAAAAAAGATTTTGGAAACAATGGTAACTAAGTCTGACATTACCAAAAGACAAGAACAACTTCTTGAAGAACTTAATAAATGCGAGGATGAATTGACTGGTCAAGAGTTGCATAGAAAATTGATAGAAAGAGGAAAGTCTATGGGACTGACGACTGTTTACAGGAATCTTCAAGTTCTGATAAAGCATGGCTTAATACGTTCTAGACATCTCCCAACTGGAGAGGTTTTGTACACTCCCGTAGATAGAGATATTCATCATTTGACCTGTGTTCAATGTGGTGAGACATCAAAAATGGAAGGATGCCCAGTAAAAGATATTCATACACCCAAAACAAATCCAAAGAAATTCCAATTGTTGTTTCATACCCTCGAGTATTTCGGGCTTTGCCAAAACTGTTATCAAGCTCAGAATTAA
- a CDS encoding OsmC family protein, producing MTKVKCSYLGNLNCEAIHLQSGSLIRTDAPLDHCGKGESFSPTDLLATSLGTCLLTIMAIKAKSKGFDLKGIYLNIEKVMTQNSERKIKELIIDIFIPESTSNETINFLKKASKECPVTRNLSQEIDIKISWHNG from the coding sequence ATGACTAAAGTTAAATGTTCTTATTTAGGAAATTTAAACTGTGAGGCTATTCATCTACAATCTGGAAGTCTTATTAGAACTGATGCACCTTTAGATCACTGCGGTAAAGGTGAAAGTTTTTCCCCAACTGATTTATTAGCAACATCTCTAGGTACTTGCCTGCTAACCATTATGGCAATCAAAGCTAAGTCGAAAGGATTTGATTTGAAAGGTATATATTTAAATATTGAAAAAGTAATGACACAAAATAGCGAGAGGAAGATAAAAGAACTAATAATAGATATTTTTATACCAGAGAGCACTTCTAATGAAACTATTAATTTTTTGAAAAAAGCTTCCAAAGAATGTCCAGTTACAAGAAATTTATCTCAAGAAATAGATATTAAAATTAGTTGGCATAATGGATAA